Part of the Aquimarina sp. MAR_2010_214 genome is shown below.
AGACCATTGGAAACACCTGCAGACGAAAAATTTAGAGATTCTATCGGTACCATAAACGATGAAGGAAAACGTGCATGGGTATATCCGAAAAAACCAAGTGGTAAGTATTATGAATACCGTAAATGGGTAAGTTATGGATTATTGATATTCTTATTTTCTGCTCCTTTTATCAAAATTAATGGGAACCAGTTTTTACTGTTTAATGTTTTAGAACGTCGTTTTAATATATTTGGAGCACCATTCTGGCCTCAGGATTTTCATTTATTTGTTATTTCGATGATAATCGGAGTTATATTTATTACCCTTTTTACTGTAGCTTTTGGTAGATTATTCTGTGGGTGGGTCTGCCCGCAGACCATCTTTATGGAAATGGTTTTTCGCAGAATAGAATACTGGATTGAAGGTGATCGTGGGAAACAAATTCGTCTCAACAAACAATCCTGGAATGCAGAAAAAATTAGAAAACGTGTTCTGAAATGGATTATATTTTTCATTATTTCATTCCTGATTGCTAATATATTTTTAGCATATCTGATTGGTAGTGATCAATTAATACGATACATCACCGATGGTCCTTTTCAGAATGTAAGTACTTTAATTTCCTTACTTATATTTACAGCTGTTTTCTATTTTATATTTGCATGGTTTAGAGAACAAGTTTGTATTATTGCATGCCCTTATGGCCGATTGCAAGGAGTACTACTTGATTCTAAATCAATTATAGTTGCCTATGATTATAAACGTGGAGAAAAAGAAGCAGGAAGAGCTAAGTTTAAGAAAAACGAAGACCGCCCTTCTACCGGAAAAGGAGATTGCATTGATTGTTTTCAGTGTGTACATGTTTGTCCGACTGGTATCGATATTCGTAACGGCACACAATTAGAATGTGTAAACTGTACAGCATGTATTGATGCCTGTGATCATATTATGGAAAGTGTTAACCTTCCTAAAGGATTAATACGGTATGCCAGCGAAGATAATATTGCTAAAAAAGCAAAATTTAAATTCACACCACGATTAAAAGGTTATAGTGCTGTTCTGGTTATCTTAACCGGTGTTTTATTAGGAATGTCATTGCTAAGAAACGATGTAGAAGCAAATATCTTACGATTACCAGGACAATTATATGAGAGAAAAAATGATAACATCATTA
Proteins encoded:
- the ccoG gene encoding cytochrome c oxidase accessory protein CcoG; this encodes METPADEKFRDSIGTINDEGKRAWVYPKKPSGKYYEYRKWVSYGLLIFLFSAPFIKINGNQFLLFNVLERRFNIFGAPFWPQDFHLFVISMIIGVIFITLFTVAFGRLFCGWVCPQTIFMEMVFRRIEYWIEGDRGKQIRLNKQSWNAEKIRKRVLKWIIFFIISFLIANIFLAYLIGSDQLIRYITDGPFQNVSTLISLLIFTAVFYFIFAWFREQVCIIACPYGRLQGVLLDSKSIIVAYDYKRGEKEAGRAKFKKNEDRPSTGKGDCIDCFQCVHVCPTGIDIRNGTQLECVNCTACIDACDHIMESVNLPKGLIRYASEDNIAKKAKFKFTPRLKGYSAVLVILTGVLLGMSLLRNDVEANILRLPGQLYERKNDNIISNVYTYKLVNKTTTKIEDVRFELMSHKGKIELVTHKKFSVPEQGIAEGTLFIEINGAALKGDSDRLKIGVYSNDKLIETTTTAFLGPRSYK